The genomic DNA AATTCAAAAATCAGATAGCGGTGTTAGATTTCTCAAAAAAATTTGCCTTTTTTAGAAGGGACTTTACTGTTTCTGAAGGTTTTGCGCCTTTTTTGAGCCATTCATTGATTCTATCTTCCTTCAAGTTATATTGATTTTCTTCATTCTGAGGAGTGTAATATCCTAAAATTTCAATGAATCTTCCATCACGGCGTTTTCTTGAATCTGCTGCAACAATTCTGTAGTGTGGTTTCTTTTTAGAGCCGCCTCGCGCAAGTCTGATTACAACTGCCATATTTTTTTATCTCCTTTATCTATTTTCGTAATTGCTTTGTTATGGGCCAATTTTTGTGGGAAACTTATAATAAAGTTTTTATTGTTTTGTCAAGAGACAATGCTGAAAGAAAAGAAGATTTTTAGAAAACCTATTATTATGTTTTTCATGGATTCTAAGATGATATATAATCTTGACAAAAAAAAACTCATCTGTTAAGAGAAGGCGCTTTTTTATTGATTTTTAAGATAAAAAGCGGAAGTAAATCGAGAGAATAAAATTAATTTTAATTGTTTTTTTTATTAAAAAATCAACTTCTT from Candidatus Schekmanbacteria bacterium includes the following:
- a CDS encoding 30S ribosomal protein S16 codes for the protein MAVVIRLARGGSKKKPHYRIVAADSRKRRDGRFIEILGYYTPQNEENQYNLKEDRINEWLKKGAKPSETVKSLLKKANFFEKSNTAI